Proteins encoded together in one Bradyrhizobium sp. PSBB068 window:
- a CDS encoding ArgE/DapE family deacylase, with protein sequence MTAETQQRILAAVDEGFDAQLATTQAFVAIPSTRGAEGPCQDMIGDLLRERGYEVDDWHINLDDLRDLRGFGPIEHDFSKARTVVGTYRPATNAGKSLILQGHCDVVPTGPLEMWETPPFSPVIKDGRMYGRGACDMKSGTIAALYALDAIKKAGLKPTARIHFQSVIEEESTGVGALSTLQRGYRADACFIPEPTNGKMIRSQVGVIWFRLKVRGFPVHVFEAGAGSNAIMAAYHLVHALEKLEIAWNERAKADKHFKDVNHPINFNPGIIKGGDWASSVPAWCDVDCRIAVLPGWSITECQKEILACVSAAARDHRFLSNNPPQVEWSGFLSEGYELVNSEAPEAAFARAHQAVYGGAVEDRAFTALTDTRFYGLNYDIPSLCFGASGAAMHGFNEYVELDSLRQATKAMALFITEWCGVEKA encoded by the coding sequence ATGACTGCCGAGACGCAACAACGAATCCTTGCCGCCGTTGACGAGGGATTCGATGCGCAGCTTGCGACGACGCAGGCCTTCGTCGCGATCCCCTCGACCCGCGGCGCCGAGGGGCCGTGCCAGGACATGATCGGCGATTTGCTGCGCGAGCGCGGCTACGAGGTCGACGACTGGCACATCAATCTCGACGATCTCAGAGATCTGCGCGGATTCGGCCCGATCGAGCATGATTTCTCGAAGGCGCGCACGGTGGTCGGCACCTACCGCCCCGCGACCAATGCCGGCAAATCGCTGATCCTGCAGGGGCACTGCGACGTTGTGCCGACCGGTCCATTGGAGATGTGGGAGACGCCGCCGTTCTCGCCCGTCATCAAGGACGGCAGGATGTACGGCCGCGGTGCCTGCGACATGAAGTCCGGCACCATCGCCGCGCTCTATGCGCTGGATGCGATCAAGAAGGCCGGATTGAAGCCGACCGCGCGGATTCATTTCCAGTCCGTGATCGAGGAGGAGAGCACCGGCGTCGGCGCGCTCTCGACCTTGCAGCGCGGCTATCGCGCCGATGCCTGCTTCATCCCGGAGCCGACCAACGGCAAGATGATCCGCTCGCAGGTCGGCGTGATCTGGTTCCGCCTGAAGGTGCGTGGCTTCCCGGTGCATGTGTTCGAGGCCGGTGCCGGATCGAACGCGATCATGGCGGCGTATCACCTGGTGCACGCGCTGGAGAAGCTCGAGATCGCCTGGAACGAGCGCGCCAAGGCCGACAAGCATTTCAAGGACGTCAATCATCCGATCAACTTCAACCCCGGCATCATCAAGGGCGGCGACTGGGCCTCCAGCGTGCCGGCCTGGTGCGACGTCGACTGCCGCATTGCGGTGCTGCCGGGCTGGTCGATCACCGAGTGCCAGAAGGAGATTCTGGCCTGCGTGTCGGCGGCGGCGCGCGACCACCGCTTCCTTTCCAACAATCCGCCGCAGGTCGAATGGTCGGGCTTCCTGTCGGAGGGCTACGAGCTGGTGAATTCCGAGGCGCCGGAAGCCGCATTCGCCAGGGCGCACCAGGCGGTCTATGGCGGGGCGGTGGAGGATCGCGCCTTCACCGCGCTGACCGACACACGGTTCTACGGCCTGAACTACGACATCCCGAGCCTCTGCTTCGGCGCCAGCGGCGCGGCGATGCACGGGTTCAACGAGTATGTCGAGCTGGACTCGCTGCGGCAAGCGACCAAGGCCATGGCGCTGTTCATCACGGAGTGGTGCGGGGTGGAGAAGGCGTAG
- the kynA gene encoding tryptophan 2,3-dioxygenase gives MSSNDYDPAVEGAETDFARKMSYSDYLQLDALLGAQHPISDAHDEMLFIIQHQTSELWMRLAIHELRAARHAIAREEVSPAMKMLARVSRIFEQLNNAWDVLRTMTPSEYTHFRSRLGQSSGLQSYQYRLIEYLLGNRNGAMLKPHAHDSEVTALLKTELATPSLYDEVLRLADRKGLTMPATVLSRDVHETHHFDQGVMQAWRRVYEAPEANWTLYELAEKLVDFEDYFRRWRFNHVTTVERVIGFKRGTGGTGGVSYLKRMLEVELFPELWRVRTVL, from the coding sequence ATGAGCAGCAACGACTACGATCCCGCGGTCGAGGGCGCCGAGACCGATTTCGCCCGGAAAATGTCGTATAGCGACTATCTGCAACTCGATGCGCTGCTCGGCGCCCAGCACCCGATTTCCGACGCGCATGACGAGATGCTCTTCATCATCCAGCATCAAACCTCCGAATTGTGGATGCGGCTCGCCATCCACGAGCTCCGGGCCGCCCGCCACGCCATCGCCCGCGAAGAAGTGTCACCGGCGATGAAGATGCTCGCGCGTGTCTCCCGCATCTTCGAGCAGTTGAACAATGCCTGGGACGTGCTGCGGACCATGACGCCCAGCGAATATACCCATTTCCGCTCGCGGCTGGGACAATCCTCGGGCCTCCAGTCGTATCAATACCGGCTGATCGAGTATCTGCTCGGCAATCGCAACGGCGCGATGTTGAAGCCGCATGCGCATGACTCCGAGGTGACGGCTTTGCTCAAGACCGAGCTTGCGACGCCGAGTCTTTATGACGAGGTGCTCCGGCTTGCCGACCGCAAGGGGCTCACCATGCCCGCGACCGTCCTGTCACGCGACGTCCACGAGACCCATCACTTCGACCAGGGCGTGATGCAAGCCTGGCGCCGCGTCTACGAAGCTCCGGAGGCCAATTGGACGCTCTACGAGCTCGCCGAGAAACTGGTCGACTTCGAGGATTATTTTCGCCGCTGGCGCTTCAATCACGTGACGACGGTGGAGCGTGTCATCGGCTTCAAGCGCGGCACCGGCGGTACTGGCGGGGTCAGCTATCTCAAGCGGATGCTCGAGGTCGAGCTGTTTCCCGAACTGTGGCGTGTCCGCACCGTCCTCTAG
- the kynU gene encoding kynureninase, with amino-acid sequence MIEAKSQLRVYDDTKAMFHLPADVIYLDGNSLGALPLGVAERVAHVITAEWGDELIRAWNSAGWYVQPRRVGDRIARLIGAASGTVMIGDTLSLKVYQALAAALEMNRERKVVLSDTGNFPTDLYMAEGLIATLGRGHQLRLVAPEEVEPSLSDEVAVLYLTEVDYRTGRRHDMRTLTAKAHALGIVTVWDLAHSAGALPVDLAGVGADFAAGCTYKYLNAGPGAPAFLYVAPKHADQARAALSGWMGHAKPFAFDLGYQPADGVERMRVGTPPVLAMAALEASLDIWDRVDMGEVRARSLALGDLLIAEIARRCPSLRLVTPPAHAQRGSQVSFAFAGGYAAMQALIARGVIGDFRAPDIMRFGITPLYIGEAEVLKAAEIIEEVINGEVWRRQEYQVVNAVT; translated from the coding sequence ATGATCGAAGCGAAATCGCAGCTGCGCGTCTACGACGACACCAAGGCGATGTTCCATCTGCCTGCTGACGTCATCTATCTTGACGGCAACTCGCTTGGTGCGCTGCCACTGGGCGTTGCCGAACGCGTTGCGCATGTCATCACGGCCGAGTGGGGCGATGAGCTCATTCGCGCCTGGAACAGTGCCGGCTGGTATGTGCAGCCGCGCCGCGTGGGCGACCGCATCGCTCGCCTGATCGGCGCCGCGTCCGGTACGGTGATGATTGGCGACACGCTGTCGCTCAAGGTCTATCAGGCGCTTGCGGCCGCACTCGAGATGAACCGGGAGCGCAAGGTCGTTCTGTCCGACACGGGTAATTTCCCGACCGATCTCTATATGGCGGAAGGCCTGATCGCCACGCTCGGGCGCGGCCATCAATTGCGGCTGGTGGCCCCGGAGGAGGTCGAGCCATCGCTGTCGGACGAGGTTGCGGTGCTCTATTTGACTGAGGTCGACTACCGCACCGGCCGTCGCCACGATATGCGGACCCTGACGGCGAAGGCGCATGCGCTCGGCATCGTCACGGTCTGGGATCTGGCCCATTCGGCCGGCGCGCTGCCGGTCGACCTCGCCGGCGTCGGCGCCGATTTCGCAGCCGGCTGCACCTACAAATATCTCAACGCTGGACCCGGCGCGCCGGCCTTCCTTTACGTCGCGCCGAAGCATGCCGATCAAGCGCGCGCCGCGTTGTCGGGCTGGATGGGGCACGCAAAGCCGTTCGCCTTCGATCTTGGTTATCAACCTGCTGATGGCGTCGAGCGCATGCGTGTCGGCACACCGCCGGTGCTGGCGATGGCCGCGCTGGAGGCATCGCTCGACATCTGGGATCGTGTCGATATGGGCGAAGTCCGCGCTCGCTCGCTCGCGCTAGGCGACCTGTTGATAGCTGAGATCGCGCGACGCTGTCCGTCGCTGAGGCTGGTAACGCCGCCGGCGCATGCGCAGCGTGGGTCGCAGGTTTCCTTCGCCTTCGCCGGCGGATATGCCGCCATGCAGGCGCTGATTGCCCGCGGCGTGATCGGTGACTTCCGGGCGCCTGATATCATGCGGTTCGGGATCACACCGCTCTATATCGGCGAAGCGGAGGTGCTGAAGGCCGCCGAGATCATTGAGGAAGTGATCAATGGCGAGGTGTGGCGCCGGCAAGAATATCAGGTCGTGAATGCGGTGACGTGA
- a CDS encoding alpha/beta hydrolase, translating into MRDWDDAYANSAHVPGSDALPARWAERAAAYRAGLKSFKADIAYGSGERQRLDLILPDGDSKGLVVFVHGGYWMRFDKSSWTDLAEGARSHGWTVALPSYTLAPAARISDITAEIAGAIASAAAQVSGPIRLVGHSAGGHLVTRMLCDDSRLEPEVYDRIVATLSISGLHDLRPLLKTAMNGTLRMNMGEAALESAALHLPRGKSPLTTWVGRSERPEFIRQAELMANIWTGFDVPTHLVVDPGHNHFTVVDGLKDPSSAITRCLLGLA; encoded by the coding sequence ATGCGCGATTGGGATGATGCCTACGCCAATTCGGCCCACGTGCCGGGGTCGGATGCGCTGCCGGCGCGGTGGGCGGAGCGGGCTGCGGCCTATCGTGCCGGACTTAAATCATTCAAGGCGGATATTGCCTATGGATCGGGAGAGCGGCAGCGTCTCGACCTGATCCTGCCGGACGGCGACAGCAAAGGTCTCGTCGTCTTCGTGCATGGCGGTTACTGGATGCGCTTCGACAAATCGTCATGGACCGACCTCGCCGAGGGTGCGCGAAGCCACGGCTGGACGGTGGCGCTGCCGAGCTACACGCTGGCACCGGCCGCGCGCATCTCGGACATCACGGCCGAGATCGCGGGCGCGATCGCTTCGGCTGCTGCCCAAGTCTCCGGGCCTATTCGATTGGTCGGTCATTCCGCAGGCGGCCATCTCGTTACGCGCATGCTGTGCGACGATAGCCGTCTCGAACCTGAGGTCTACGACAGGATCGTGGCGACGCTGTCGATCAGCGGTCTGCACGACCTGCGACCGCTCCTGAAGACGGCAATGAACGGGACGCTGCGGATGAACATGGGCGAGGCGGCGCTCGAAAGCGCCGCTTTGCATCTGCCACGAGGCAAGTCGCCGCTGACCACCTGGGTCGGCAGAAGCGAGCGACCCGAGTTCATCCGTCAGGCTGAGCTGATGGCTAACATCTGGACCGGATTCGACGTGCCCACGCATCTCGTCGTCGACCCCGGGCATAACCATTTTACTGTTGTCGATGGGCTGAAGGATCCATCCTCTGCCATCACGAGGTGCCTTCTGGGCCTTGCTTGA